A single genomic interval of Rhizobium leguminosarum bv. trifolii WSM1325 harbors:
- a CDS encoding alkylhydroperoxidase like protein, AhpD family (TIGRFAM: alkylhydroperoxidase like protein, AhpD family~PFAM: Carboxymuconolactone decarboxylase~KEGG: msl:Msil_2566 alkylhydroperoxidase like protein, AhpD family) → MARIPIPATLEAAPEASKSTLEAIKKQIGALPNVFRMMSTSPAVLEAYAGLNGALGRGRLDKKIRERIALAIAQKNGCEYCLAAHTYTGTHVTKLSLEEIAAARRGGSSDARADAAVKFAVRVAEARGGVSEQELEGLKAAGFDDGELLEIVAHVAANTFTNYMNEVFKTDVDFPKVEREAA, encoded by the coding sequence ATGGCTCGAATTCCAATTCCCGCGACACTCGAAGCGGCGCCTGAGGCTTCCAAGTCGACGCTGGAGGCGATCAAGAAGCAGATCGGCGCGCTGCCCAATGTATTCCGCATGATGTCGACAAGTCCCGCCGTGCTTGAAGCCTACGCAGGTCTCAACGGAGCGCTCGGCAGGGGCAGGCTCGACAAGAAGATCCGCGAGCGCATCGCGCTGGCGATCGCCCAGAAGAACGGCTGCGAGTATTGCCTCGCCGCTCATACCTACACCGGCACTCATGTTACCAAGCTCAGTCTTGAGGAAATCGCTGCGGCCCGCCGCGGCGGATCCTCCGACGCCAGGGCCGACGCCGCCGTTAAGTTTGCGGTCAGGGTCGCCGAAGCCAGGGGCGGCGTTTCCGAACAGGAACTGGAAGGACTGAAGGCGGCCGGCTTCGATGACGGCGAGCTTCTGGAGATCGTCGCCCACGTCGCGGCGAACACCTTCACGAACTACATGAACGAAGT
- a CDS encoding response regulator receiver protein (PFAM: response regulator receiver; transcriptional regulator domain protein~SMART: response regulator receiver~KEGG: ppw:PputW619_0231 two component LuxR family transcriptional regulator) yields MQVQFADTLEHSNPVDAYLPHHSREAKREAYDDAIRFGRFCAIPHSRQLLLDGRPHEIGGRAFDLLMVLLRSNGRIVSKDEILNEVWPSMVVEECNLRFQVKSLRRALGSQGNMIKTIVRRGYMLIRDDVVPDDEVRFDTTRLTTISGIDTPAAVKAAAPYIALIEDDESVRRSISTLLRSVGLGVASFKSVKEYQESEHSPQPDCLILDVCLPGRSGLDFQADLLKSGIRYPIIFISGHADIQMSVRAMKAGAVEFLTKPVRHQDLLSAVDMAIRA; encoded by the coding sequence ATGCAAGTCCAATTCGCCGATACGCTCGAACATTCGAACCCAGTAGACGCATACCTGCCACATCATTCCAGAGAGGCGAAGCGCGAAGCCTATGACGACGCGATCCGCTTCGGCAGGTTCTGCGCGATCCCGCATTCCCGTCAGCTCCTGCTTGACGGGCGCCCGCATGAAATTGGCGGGAGGGCGTTCGATCTTCTGATGGTGTTGCTCAGGTCCAACGGCAGGATCGTCAGCAAGGACGAGATCCTGAACGAGGTGTGGCCGTCAATGGTGGTCGAGGAATGCAATCTCCGCTTCCAGGTGAAGTCCTTGAGGCGGGCCTTGGGCAGCCAGGGCAACATGATCAAGACGATCGTCCGGAGAGGCTACATGCTGATCAGGGACGACGTGGTGCCAGATGACGAGGTGCGGTTCGACACCACAAGATTGACGACCATTTCTGGGATCGACACGCCTGCGGCGGTGAAGGCGGCGGCACCCTACATCGCCCTGATCGAGGACGACGAAAGCGTCCGGCGCTCCATTTCAACACTGCTGAGATCGGTCGGTCTCGGCGTCGCATCTTTTAAATCCGTCAAGGAATACCAAGAGAGCGAGCACTCACCTCAGCCCGATTGCCTCATCCTAGACGTCTGCCTGCCCGGCAGAAGTGGCTTGGACTTCCAGGCCGATCTCCTGAAGTCTGGAATACGATATCCGATTATCTTCATCAGCGGTCATGCCGACATTCAAATGTCGGTGCGTGCCATGAAGGCGGGAGCGGTCGAATTCCTGACGAAGCCGGTGCGGCATCAGGATCTATTGTCGGCGGTGGACATGGCGATAAGGGCGTGA
- a CDS encoding conserved hypothetical protein (KEGG: mms:mma_3330 hypothetical protein), whose amino-acid sequence MKKWLSSSAMVAALFLSQSALAASKPTIVLVHGAFAESASWDGVAAKLVKDGYPVVAVANPLRGLKYDSDYVSAVLKSIDGPVVLVGHSYGGSVITDVAVEGTKVKSLVFVAGLAPDNGESAGSLGKKFPTGTLGDALAPPVIQPNGKHDLYILQSKFWKQFAADVPEQQAALMGAEQRPVTAEALDDPSGDPAWKKLPSHFIYGTADKNIPSELHEFMAKRAGAKETVGVKGASHVVMISHPDLVSAMIERAAADK is encoded by the coding sequence ATGAAAAAGTGGTTGTCGAGTTCAGCAATGGTCGCGGCGCTGTTCCTGAGCCAGAGCGCGCTGGCCGCGTCGAAGCCCACGATCGTCCTCGTCCACGGCGCCTTCGCGGAGTCGGCGAGCTGGGACGGCGTGGCCGCCAAGCTGGTGAAGGACGGCTATCCTGTTGTCGCAGTGGCCAACCCACTACGGGGACTGAAGTACGACTCCGACTACGTCTCGGCCGTTCTGAAGTCCATCGACGGGCCGGTCGTCCTGGTCGGCCATTCGTACGGCGGCTCGGTGATCACCGATGTCGCCGTCGAAGGAACGAAAGTGAAGTCGTTGGTCTTCGTCGCGGGCCTGGCGCCGGACAACGGAGAGAGCGCCGGCAGCCTTGGCAAGAAGTTCCCGACCGGCACGCTAGGCGACGCCCTGGCACCACCCGTCATCCAGCCTAACGGAAAGCACGATCTCTACATCCTGCAGAGCAAGTTCTGGAAGCAGTTTGCCGCCGACGTGCCCGAGCAGCAAGCGGCGCTCATGGGCGCGGAACAGCGCCCGGTCACGGCCGAGGCCCTGGACGATCCGTCCGGCGACCCGGCCTGGAAGAAGCTGCCTTCGCATTTCATCTACGGCACCGCCGACAAGAATATTCCGAGCGAACTCCATGAATTCATGGCGAAGCGAGCGGGCGCAAAGGAAACGGTCGGCGTAAAGGGCGCGTCCCATGTCGTGATGATCTCACATCCGGATCTGGTGTCCGCGATGATCGAGCGGGCCGCCGCCGATAAGTAG
- a CDS encoding transcriptional regulator, AraC family (PFAM: helix-turn-helix- domain containing protein AraC type~SMART: helix-turn-helix- domain containing protein AraC type~KEGG: bja:blr6272 transcriptional regulatory protein) encodes MQTDIDIKVSLGRIRDVLETIDDCLHVEHYSVADPNISLAKLTRESGNRAITTSLGSGVGTFVVAARDSELRLEQKGRVLFRGLMVEDSVTFIEGPDPVAVELQSDACLYVLTFLREPHRGQSPVVGGRFNIRDIRLAELIGEISESSPERRCELTRDFSRRAFEHYRSLPRVHPLSAWRLSRVRRYAESRLDQRMSLEELADVAGFSRAHFAATFKAATSMSAHEFLLRIRIQAAARLLTCTDLALVEIALQTGFQNQPHFTTVFKKITAITPRKWRDSRRSTAMAHSLKQVVDGAIVIEHLPGKPEGFLPHDLH; translated from the coding sequence ATGCAGACCGATATCGACATCAAGGTGAGCTTGGGCAGGATACGTGACGTCCTCGAAACCATCGACGACTGCCTGCACGTCGAGCACTACAGCGTCGCCGACCCGAACATCTCACTTGCAAAGCTGACACGCGAGAGCGGAAATCGGGCGATCACCACCTCGCTGGGTTCCGGCGTCGGGACGTTCGTCGTTGCGGCCCGCGATTCCGAGCTGCGCCTTGAGCAAAAGGGGCGTGTCCTGTTTCGGGGACTGATGGTCGAGGACAGCGTCACCTTCATTGAAGGCCCCGACCCCGTCGCCGTCGAGCTGCAGTCCGACGCCTGTCTCTATGTCCTCACTTTTCTACGAGAGCCTCACAGGGGGCAAAGCCCCGTTGTGGGAGGACGATTCAACATCCGCGACATCCGCCTCGCGGAGCTGATCGGTGAGATCTCAGAAAGTTCGCCCGAGCGACGATGCGAACTCACCCGAGACTTCTCGCGGCGGGCGTTCGAACACTATCGATCGCTGCCACGCGTTCATCCCCTCTCGGCATGGCGGCTCAGTCGCGTCAGACGATATGCGGAATCCCGTCTCGATCAGCGGATGTCGCTGGAGGAACTGGCGGACGTCGCAGGGTTCTCGCGGGCGCATTTCGCGGCAACGTTCAAGGCGGCCACCTCGATGAGCGCCCATGAATTCCTTCTGCGGATACGAATTCAGGCCGCAGCCAGGCTGCTGACTTGCACCGATCTTGCCCTCGTCGAAATCGCCCTGCAGACGGGGTTCCAGAACCAGCCGCATTTTACGACGGTCTTCAAGAAGATCACGGCGATCACGCCGCGAAAATGGCGGGATTCTCGTCGGTCCACGGCAATGGCGCACAGCCTCAAGCAAGTGGTCGACGGTGCCATCGTCATCGAACATCTGCCGGGAAAGCCGGAAGGATTCCTTCCGCACGATCTGCATTGA